One stretch of Alcaligenes aquatilis DNA includes these proteins:
- a CDS encoding LysR family transcriptional regulator produces MDTFNVMRTFRRIVELGGLAKAAEDLGISAAGLSKQLRSLEAHLDTVLIQRTTRSMSLTETGRSYYAECCRLLDELDALERSVKQQSQRVAGTLRVNAPLSFALSVLSPLITDFLHKYPDLKLELVMEDRIVDAVAHGFDVSVRLRTSLDDSTLIARRLATIEQKLCAAPAYLKLHGQPQTLQDLRHHKMISYSLAHTQGIVFDSDFDSAPNTPAPGSTALLFSGEHSQVNNSLMLRDFLIAGLGIGALPSFLADPAIASGQLQRVLPEFVNEPRHIYAVYPTNRHLQPKVKAFVDYLAAQLPDAMSKAR; encoded by the coding sequence ATGGACACGTTTAATGTCATGCGCACTTTCCGGCGCATTGTGGAGTTGGGCGGGTTGGCCAAGGCCGCCGAGGACTTGGGGATATCGGCAGCCGGCTTGAGCAAGCAATTGCGGAGCCTGGAGGCGCATCTGGACACGGTCTTGATCCAGCGCACCACACGCAGCATGAGTCTGACGGAAACCGGCCGCAGTTACTATGCCGAATGCTGTCGGTTACTGGATGAGCTGGACGCCTTGGAGCGCTCGGTCAAACAGCAATCTCAGCGCGTGGCGGGTACCTTGCGCGTCAATGCGCCCCTGTCCTTTGCGCTTAGTGTTCTGTCGCCCTTGATTACGGATTTTCTGCACAAGTATCCGGACCTGAAGCTGGAGCTGGTCATGGAAGACCGGATTGTGGACGCGGTTGCGCATGGTTTTGATGTGTCGGTGCGTTTGCGCACCAGCCTGGATGATTCCACCCTGATTGCCCGTCGTCTGGCCACCATCGAGCAAAAGCTTTGCGCGGCCCCCGCTTATCTGAAGCTCCATGGTCAACCCCAGACTCTGCAGGATTTACGTCATCACAAAATGATCAGCTACAGCCTGGCGCATACCCAAGGCATTGTTTTTGATAGTGATTTTGACAGTGCCCCTAACACGCCGGCTCCTGGCAGTACGGCCTTGCTGTTTTCAGGTGAGCATAGTCAGGTAAATAACAGCCTAATGCTGCGCGACTTTCTGATTGCAGGTTTGGGTATTGGTGCCCTGCCTTCCTTCCTGGCAGATCCGGCCATTGCCAGCGGGCAGTTGCAACGCGTTTTGCCCGAGTTCGTGAATGAGCCACGGCATATTTATGCCGTGTATCCGACCAACCGACACTTGCAACCCAAGGTCAAAGCCTTCGTGGATTATCTGGCCGCTCAACTGCCCGATGCCATGTCCAAAGCCCGGTAA